A window of the Lolium perenne isolate Kyuss_39 chromosome 7, Kyuss_2.0, whole genome shotgun sequence genome harbors these coding sequences:
- the LOC139833797 gene encoding uncharacterized protein, with protein MGKDSNSAHNFSVRCFDNLKDTVTHIDTAIVRASEKMVMDARLRLKVTIDSIKWLTFQACAYRGHDESAGSLNQVTLKQAICTVLADNNLSVQDIRGQGYDGLALVASSREVHEVHNFFQNAIQIINVVSASPKRNDQLLAKQAEDIEREIELGELDTGKVSNTKVLLGKLREDGWEPLLKEVQAFCMKHEIEVPDLSRRYVDVRKSRNKHDNTTTLHHYKADVFYVAIDQQLVELNDRFGVQNT; from the exons ATGGGCAAAGATTCCAACTCGGCTCATAATTTTTCAGTTCGTTGTTTTGACAACCTGAAAGATACTGTGACCCACATCGACACGGCGATAGTACGAGCATCTGAAAAAATGGTTATGGATGCCAGGCTAAGGCTTAAAGTTACTATTGATTCCATCAA GTGGTTAACATTTCAAGCTTGTGCTTATAGAGGCCATGATGAATCAGCAGGATCCTTAAATCAAG TGACTCTCAAACAGGCAATTTGTACTGTACTTGCAGACAATAATTTGAGTGTCCAAGATATCAGAGGACAAGGCTATGATGGG TTGGCTCTTGTTGCATCATCAAGGGAGGTACATGAGGTGCACAACTTTTTTCAAAATGCGATTCAGATTATAAATGTTGTTAGTGCATCACCTAAGCGCAATGATCAGTTACTAGCAAAACAAGCTGAAGACATTGAACGTGAAATTGAGTTGGGCGAGCTTGATACAGGAAAAG TTTCAAACACAAAAGTGTTGCTTGGTAAGCTAAGGGAAGATGGCTGGGAACCTCTTCTCAAGGAGGTTCAAGCTTTTTGTATGAAGCATGAGATTGAGGTGCCTGATTTGAGTCGCAG GTATGTTGATGTTAGAAAGTCCCGGAACAAGCATGATAACACAACAACATTACATCACTACAAGGCAGACGTGTTCTATGTTGCTATAGATCAACAGTTGGTTGAGCTGAATGACCGTTTTGGTGTTCAAAATACATAG